In the Oreochromis aureus strain Israel breed Guangdong linkage group 14, ZZ_aureus, whole genome shotgun sequence genome, one interval contains:
- the LOC116329282 gene encoding C-X-C chemokine receptor type 5, whose protein sequence is MASTMTVIAFERTPEELDNLTYDFNFANDYNNFTEDYFTDDYQCENEVVLQSFYGQFLPVLYTVIFLLGVAGNGLMITVLVTRWRQLRITEIYLLHLALADLMLLFTIPFDVADSATGWIFGNFMCKLNEFLKNLNLLCGSVLLACIGFDRYLAIVHAIPSMQSRLPRTVHLTCMIMWLICLCLALPNAVFASVTQKNSTDGPFLVCYHYSYSTHASNWVLANGVFHHLCFFLSLVIMSYCYTALVITLCNSQKSEAKKGAIRISLLVTLVFCFCWLPYNVSLIIYTLRQQSVIVDDDCQSREIMLQVLEVTKSLGISHCCLNPFLYAFVGVRFRNEMIHLLCKLGCRRICLPFLRVHGHSRVSISDGATTNSTVLM, encoded by the exons ATGGCTTCAACAATGACTGTTATAGCATTTGAG CGGACACCCGAAGAACTCGATAACTTGACCTATGACTTCAACTTCGCCAATGACTACAACAACTTCACCGAGGACTACTTCACCGATGACTACCAGTGTGAAAATGAAGTGGTCCTGCAGAGTTTTTATGGCCAGTTCCTGCCTGTGCTGTACACTGTGATCTTTCTCCTGGGTGTGGCAGGGAATGGCCTGATGATAACAGTCCTGGTGACACGATGGCGCCAGCTCCGCATCACAGAGATCTATCTACTGCATCTTGCCCTGGCTGATCTCATGCTTTTGTTTACAATTCCCTTCGATGTGGCCGACAGCGCCACCGGCTGGATTTTTGGAAATTTTATGTGCAAACTGAATGAGTTCTTGAAGAATCTGAACCTCCTTTGTGGCAGCGTCCTTTTAGCTTGCATTGGATTTGATCGGTATTTGGCAATTGTTCATGCAATTCCCAGTATGCAAAGTCGCCTTCCAAGAACAGTGCACCTAACTTGTATGATAATGTGGCtcatctgtttgtgtttggCATTACCGAATGCCGTATTTGCCTCAGTGACACAGAAAAATTCGACAGACGGACCTTTCCTGGTCTGTTACCACTACAGTTATAGTACACACGCAAGCAACTGGGTTTTGGCCAACGGTGTCTTTcatcatttgtgttttttcttatcTCTGGTTATCATGAGCTACTGCTACACAGCACTAGTAATTACTCTGTGCAACAGCCAGAAAAGTGAAGCAAAAAAAGGAGCCATTCGAATATCTTTGCTCGTCACACTTGTGTTTTGCTTCTGTTGGCTGCCATATAACGTCAGCTTGATCATATATACACTGCGACAACAGAGTGTGATCGTGGACGACGACTGTCAATCAAGAGAAATAATGCTGCAAGTGCTTGAAGTGACAAAGAGCCTGGGTATCTCACACTGTTGCCTGAACCCTTTCTTGTATGCATTTGTTGGAGTGCGATTTCGCAATGAAATGATACATCTGCTTTGTAAACTGGGCTGCAGACGTATCTGCCTGCCTTTCCTCAGAGTCCATGGCCACAGTCGGGTATCAATTTCTGATGGAGCAACCACCAACAGCACAGTGCTCATGTAA
- the bcl9l gene encoding B-cell CLL/lymphoma 9-like protein isoform X2, whose product MAGHSPSRCFVEGVMRSKRRCVLEKKQPYSGDEWCSGPDTEEDEDKPHTTAHRERGLAGPIQGRADRLTSGSMPESGGPAMGCGVGPGLKADPPQASQQVVYVFTTSLANSAAEAVMKGQADSILLFHQQNVTHSKLEQGHPSGKLSNLSEKLNTSSSPPTGTPKSQSGTPRPASAGVGGQMHTAGTPSSAGHSDNESPQTRPGGASSNNSIVTHRSEGGSVVALAGADPGTGNGKGTGGMPLPVSSVSPSGSPSILATHLQSDTVQRGGQGNTDGLSKEQLEHRERSLQTLRDIERLLLRSGSGGGSGDPASSNNNALNNSSNPNNNNTDRGGILEEGNSGTNNSGNCGSGNMLSSALVPMGDMKKYEEPLQSIISHTQSIGGPALDSPQMDSHHNLPQPPHHHLSSPGDDMGPLLGQEGLTQEQMAWRKLQEEFYQEKRRQQEMHPSAHPQNFRIMSDMGMPMMMRGPPPPYHSKPGDQQWGPANMMGGGMGGNGRMIEMQEGPRGPRFLGPRGPPGGGFPGSPGGVLSMEGLGPHRPSRPGMIWLDDMPNNISGGSPFHGCYPGGPPQHLQGDSEHLLTREELFRIMDKRHMQGASRFELDRLAKPQQHGNMGSRIMDNLGGPDLPNLGMGRGQPSGRGDPMDFPGSRDIMGSPGGGPPMRELVDSPLGSHMAMNMNPQIHVQQQQQMMSQKLRGGHGGGPLVEMFGTGEISRIRASQNGRGGNKGIIPGPEGPYQFPNQGPFSGGQMEGPYLQQSGPEMFGPDHQGPNQMGSTSRLSHMPMGGGLRGADLGSRQTSDLSVNVNPLTSPSVPPPHQLKSPSLNQEPSPLIPSPSAPGLKSPSQVSSVGHHPPLPPASGAGTPSSSSMKSPQVMGSSSLGMHSPSASPARLKSPALASSSPGWTSPKPPLPSPGGPASGKMVGNGGCGSTETGQSLPPRSSSSTPISQPGSMNPSMPFTSSPDVPTSQNPLSLIMSQMSKYAIPSSTPLYHDAIKTIATSDDEMLPDRPLLSGVSIGGNMGNPQTSQIGPHSDPHSPMGIVNQGQQHLSHDSSAPVLSSPNQMGMPAMNSAMMGGGAPEGMGPCNVSPIPQTTGFPRMQPPPHGPMHSPIGGMSQNFAQSNEDILPHQQLHLLSKGHPHQRPPHPPDSFPSLPIGEGPDLSEVIRPTHTGIPEFDLSRIIPSDKPSSTLQYFPKSEPHQNPHQGMPSQQPQQLLKQLSSSGPPHSSGPSSNPHLASLQNMMAEQQLPPHPSHGGIRQSMGIPQGVSRGMVSTGGMGPMCPPGHMMGRTALMPQQQLQQQQAMMANSLLHHPSNAYGPGMMPSQQHQQNLMAQQNIMMMQAKQRSMSIAGEPFGPQGPLMSPQGPMMAPPHPQSGMMGPQSLRQRGMSLDSSIGYGPGGMTNMPF is encoded by the exons ATGgctggacattctccttcaaGATGTTTtgttg AGGGTGTTATGCGCAGCAAGCGGCGCTGTGTTCTGGAAAAGAAACAGCCGTACAGTGGAGATGAATGGTGCTCTGGACCTGACACAGAGGAAGATGAAGACAAGCCACACACTACAGCCCACC GGGAGCGAGGGCTGGCTGGTCCTATCCAGGGACGCGCTGATCGCTTGACTTCGGGATCCATGCCCGAATCTGGAGGTCCAGCAATGGGATGTGGGGTGGGACCAGGGCTAAAAGCAGATCCCCCTCAGGCTTCACAGCAAGTGGTCTATGTTTTCACAACCAGCCTTGCCAACAG tGCTGCAGAGGCAGTAATGAAAGGGCAGGCTGATTCCATCCTTCTGTTTCACCAGCAAAACGTTACACATTCAAAGTTGGAGCAG GGCCACCCATCAGGGAAGCTTTCTAATTTATCTGAGAAGCTAAATACCAGTAGCTCACCACCTACAGGCACCCCCAAATCCCAAAGTGGAACTCCACGGCCAGCCTCTGCAGGTGTTGGGGGTCAGATGCATACTGCAGGGACACCATCATCAGCAGGACACTCTGATAACGAATCCCCTCAGACCAGACCTGGCGGAGCTTCCAGCAATAACAGCATTGTCACTCATAGGTCAGAGGGAGGAAGTGTGGTAGCACTTGCTGGCGCAGACCCAGGAACTGGAAATGGGAAAGGTACAGGGGGTATGCCTCTTCCTGTTTCTAGTGTCTCTCCCTCGGGAAGTCCCTCCATCCTAGCTACGCACCTACAGAGTGATACAGTACAGAGGGGTGGCCAAGGAAACACAGATGGTCTTTCCAAAGAGCAACTGGAACACAGGGAGCGCTCTCTGCAGACGTTGAGAGACATAGAGAGGCTGCTTTTGCGCAGTGGATCAGGTGGAGGCTCTGGAGACCCTGCAAGCTCTAACAACAATGCTCTTAATAACTCATCCAatccaaataataataatactgataGGGGTGGCATTCTCGAGGAAGGTAACAGCGGTACTAATAACTCTGGAAATTGTGGTAGTGGTAATATGTTATCATCAGCCTTGGTTCCAATGGGCGATATGAAGAAATATGAAGAACCCCTGCAGTCAATAATTTCTCATACACAATCCATTGGTGGACCTGCCCTTGACAGCCCTCAAATGGACTCTCATCATAACTTGCCACAACCTCCACATCACCATCTGTCTTCACCTGGGGATGACATGGGTCCTTTACTTGGACAAGAAGGACTGACCCAAGAGCAAATGGCCTGGAGGAAACTTCAAGAAGAATTCTACCAGGAGAAGAGGCGACAACAGGAAATGCACCCTTCTGCACATCCCCAAAACTTTAGAATCATGAGTGACATGGGCATGCCTATGATGATGAGAGGACCCCCTCCTCCATACCACAGCAAGCCTGGAGATCAACAATGGGGTCCTGCCAATATGATGGGAGGTGGAATGGGTGGAAATGGACGAATGATAGAAATGCAAGAGGGACCCCGTGGCCCAAGGTTTCTTGGACCGAGAGGGCCGCCTGGAGGGGGCTTCCCTGGTAGTCCAGGAGGAGTTTTATCAATGGAAGGTCTAGGACCCCACAGGCCCTCACGCCCAGGCATGATTTGGCTAGATGATATGCCCAATAATATAAGTGGTGGAAGTCCCTTCCATGGATGCTACCCTGGCGGGCCGCCACAACACTTGCAAGGTGACTCGGAGCATCTGCTAACACGCGAGGAGCTGTTTCGCATCATGGACAAACGGCACATGCAGGGTGCTTCCAGGTTTGAACTTGATAGATTGGCTAAACCGCAACAGCATGGCAACATGGGCTCAAGAATTATGGATAATCTTGGGGGCCCAGATCTTCCCAATTTAGGAATGGGCCGTGGTCAACCCTCCGGTCGAGGTGATCCCATGGACTTTCCTGGTTCACGTGATATTATGGGCTCTCCTGGAGGGGGTCCTCCGATGAGAGAGTTAGTAGACTCTCCTCTGGGGAGCCACATGGCAATGAACATGAACCCACAAATTCATgttcagcagcaacagcagatgATGTCTCAGAAGCTCAGAGGAGGCCATGGAGGAGGGCCTctagtggagatgtttggcacTGGAGAGATTTCACGAATTAGGGCTTCTCAAAATGGAAGAGGAGGAAATAAAGGAATCATCCCTGGACCTGAAGGCCCTTATCAGTTTCCAAACCAAGGTCCTTTTTCTGGAGGTCAGATGGAAGGACCGTATCTTCAACAAAGTGGCCCAGAGATGTTTGGGCCTGATCATCAAGGACCTAATCAAATGGGAAGTACATCACGTCTTAGTCATATGCCGATGGGCGGAGGCCTTAGGGGTGCAGACCTTGGTTCTAGGCAAACCTCTGACCTGTCAGTAAATGTTAACCCTCTGACATCTCCTTCAGTGCCTCCTCCTCATCAACTAAAGTCTccatccctcaatcaagagccATCTCCTCTTATACCTTCCCCCTCTGCTCCAGGGCTGAAGTCACCATCACAGGTTTCTTCTGTTGGGCATCATCCCCCTCTTCCACCTGCATCTGGTGCTGGGACTCCTTCGTCTTCTTCCATGAAGTCTCCCCAAGTAATGGGATCTTCCAGCCTTGGGATGCACTCTCCGTCTGCCTCTCCTGCACGACTGAAGTCCCCCGCCTTGGCTTCAAGCTCTCCAGGGTGGACGTCTCCTAAACCACCACTTCCGAGTCCGGGTGGTCCAGCCAGTGGAAAGATGGTGGGCAATGGAGGATGTGGGTCCACTGAAACAG GCCAATCACTTCCCCCTAGGAGTTCAAGCTCTACCCCTATTTCCCAGCCAGGCTCAATGAATCCTAGTATGCCATTTACGTCCTCTCCCGATGTCCCAACATCTCAGAATCCATTATCTCTTATCATGTCTCAAATGTCCAAGTACGCAATTCCCAGTTCAACTCCTCTCTACCATGATGCAATCAAAACAATTGCTACTTCTGATGATGAGATGCTACCAGATCGTCCTCTTCTATCTGGTGTCAGCATCGGAG GAAATATGGGTAATCCCCAGACGTCACAGATTGGTCCTCACAGTGACCCCCATAGCCCGATGGGTATTGTAAACCAAGGTCAGCAGCACCTGTCCCATGATTCCTCAGCACCTGTCCTTTcttccccaaaccaaatggGCATGCCTGCCATGAATTCTGCCATGATGGGAGGAGGAGCACCTGAGGGAATGGGGCCCTGCAATGTGTCGCCTATACCCCAGACAACAGGGTTTCCCCGCATGCAGCCACCACCACATGGGCCCATGCACTCACCTATTGGAGGCATGTCACAGAATTTCGCTCAGTCTAATGAAGATATTCTACCACATCAGCAGTTACATCTTCTTAGCAAAGGTCATCCTCACCAACGCCCCCCTCACCCACCAGACTCTTTTCCCTCACTTCCCATAGGTGAAGGACCTGATCTAAGTGAAGTCATACGCCCCACTCACACAGGGATTCCTGAGTTTGATCTCTCCCGCATCATTCCTTCCGATAAGCCGAGTAGCACTCTTCAGTATTTCCCTAAGAGTGAGCCACATCAGAATCCACATCAAGGGATGCCATCCCAGCAGCCACAGCAGCTCCTTAAACAGCTGTCTTCTTCTGGGCCTCCGCATAGCAGTGGCCCTTCGTCTAACCCCCACTTGGCAAGCCTACAGAATATGATGGCTGAACAGCAGCTACCACCTCACCCCTCACATGGTGGAATACGCCAGAGCATGGGCATTCCTCAGGGGGTCTCCAGGGGTATGGTTTCTACTGGGGGCATGGGCCCCATGTGTCCCCCTGGTCATATGATGGGAAGGACAGCGCTGATGCCCCAACAGCAACTCCAGCAACAACAAGCCATGATGGCCAACAGCCTTCTCCACCATCCCTCCAATGCATATGGACCTGGCATGATGCCTTCTCAGCAGCACCAACAAAATCTGATGGCACAGCAGAATATTATGATGATGCAGGCTAAGCAGCGAAGCATGTCAATTGCAGGGGAACCCTTTGGACCCCAGGGCCCGCTAATGTCCCCTCAGGGTCCCATGATGGCCCCACCTCATCCACAGTCTGGTATGATGGGCCCACAGTCTCTCAGACAGCGGGGAATGTCTCTGGACAGTTCCATTGGCTATGGTCCCGGAGGTATGACCAATATGCCATTCTGA
- the bcl9l gene encoding B-cell CLL/lymphoma 9-like protein isoform X1: MHPDNKLASHGKQVTGDSRSQIPSVNQQAQQQQPGSATHLGSKGIGSGNHGVKTSQLSLSNPGLKVGSQSVSGTGGMLKTKTKRDRSVSIDSGELRNAVPPVLETDAKGEGVMRSKRRCVLEKKQPYSGDEWCSGPDTEEDEDKPHTTAHRERGLAGPIQGRADRLTSGSMPESGGPAMGCGVGPGLKADPPQASQQVVYVFTTSLANSAAEAVMKGQADSILLFHQQNVTHSKLEQGHPSGKLSNLSEKLNTSSSPPTGTPKSQSGTPRPASAGVGGQMHTAGTPSSAGHSDNESPQTRPGGASSNNSIVTHRSEGGSVVALAGADPGTGNGKGTGGMPLPVSSVSPSGSPSILATHLQSDTVQRGGQGNTDGLSKEQLEHRERSLQTLRDIERLLLRSGSGGGSGDPASSNNNALNNSSNPNNNNTDRGGILEEGNSGTNNSGNCGSGNMLSSALVPMGDMKKYEEPLQSIISHTQSIGGPALDSPQMDSHHNLPQPPHHHLSSPGDDMGPLLGQEGLTQEQMAWRKLQEEFYQEKRRQQEMHPSAHPQNFRIMSDMGMPMMMRGPPPPYHSKPGDQQWGPANMMGGGMGGNGRMIEMQEGPRGPRFLGPRGPPGGGFPGSPGGVLSMEGLGPHRPSRPGMIWLDDMPNNISGGSPFHGCYPGGPPQHLQGDSEHLLTREELFRIMDKRHMQGASRFELDRLAKPQQHGNMGSRIMDNLGGPDLPNLGMGRGQPSGRGDPMDFPGSRDIMGSPGGGPPMRELVDSPLGSHMAMNMNPQIHVQQQQQMMSQKLRGGHGGGPLVEMFGTGEISRIRASQNGRGGNKGIIPGPEGPYQFPNQGPFSGGQMEGPYLQQSGPEMFGPDHQGPNQMGSTSRLSHMPMGGGLRGADLGSRQTSDLSVNVNPLTSPSVPPPHQLKSPSLNQEPSPLIPSPSAPGLKSPSQVSSVGHHPPLPPASGAGTPSSSSMKSPQVMGSSSLGMHSPSASPARLKSPALASSSPGWTSPKPPLPSPGGPASGKMVGNGGCGSTETGQSLPPRSSSSTPISQPGSMNPSMPFTSSPDVPTSQNPLSLIMSQMSKYAIPSSTPLYHDAIKTIATSDDEMLPDRPLLSGVSIGGNMGNPQTSQIGPHSDPHSPMGIVNQGQQHLSHDSSAPVLSSPNQMGMPAMNSAMMGGGAPEGMGPCNVSPIPQTTGFPRMQPPPHGPMHSPIGGMSQNFAQSNEDILPHQQLHLLSKGHPHQRPPHPPDSFPSLPIGEGPDLSEVIRPTHTGIPEFDLSRIIPSDKPSSTLQYFPKSEPHQNPHQGMPSQQPQQLLKQLSSSGPPHSSGPSSNPHLASLQNMMAEQQLPPHPSHGGIRQSMGIPQGVSRGMVSTGGMGPMCPPGHMMGRTALMPQQQLQQQQAMMANSLLHHPSNAYGPGMMPSQQHQQNLMAQQNIMMMQAKQRSMSIAGEPFGPQGPLMSPQGPMMAPPHPQSGMMGPQSLRQRGMSLDSSIGYGPGGMTNMPF; this comes from the exons ATGCACCCAGACAATAAACTGGCCAGTCATGGCAAGCAGGTCACCGGTGACAGCCGATCCCAAATACCCAGCGTAAATCAGCaggcgcagcagcagcagccaggatCTGCTACCCACCTGGGTTCAAAGGGCATTGGTTCTGGCAACCATGGAGTCAAAACCAGCCAGTTGTCCCTGAGCAACCCTGGGCTCAAAGTTGGCAGCCAATCAGTGAGTGGCACTGGAGGGATGCTGAAAACCAAAACCAAGCGGGATCGAAGCGTCTCCATTGACTCTGGTGAATTAAGAAATGCTGTTCCTCCAGTCCTGGAGACAGATGCCAAAGGGG AGGGTGTTATGCGCAGCAAGCGGCGCTGTGTTCTGGAAAAGAAACAGCCGTACAGTGGAGATGAATGGTGCTCTGGACCTGACACAGAGGAAGATGAAGACAAGCCACACACTACAGCCCACC GGGAGCGAGGGCTGGCTGGTCCTATCCAGGGACGCGCTGATCGCTTGACTTCGGGATCCATGCCCGAATCTGGAGGTCCAGCAATGGGATGTGGGGTGGGACCAGGGCTAAAAGCAGATCCCCCTCAGGCTTCACAGCAAGTGGTCTATGTTTTCACAACCAGCCTTGCCAACAG tGCTGCAGAGGCAGTAATGAAAGGGCAGGCTGATTCCATCCTTCTGTTTCACCAGCAAAACGTTACACATTCAAAGTTGGAGCAG GGCCACCCATCAGGGAAGCTTTCTAATTTATCTGAGAAGCTAAATACCAGTAGCTCACCACCTACAGGCACCCCCAAATCCCAAAGTGGAACTCCACGGCCAGCCTCTGCAGGTGTTGGGGGTCAGATGCATACTGCAGGGACACCATCATCAGCAGGACACTCTGATAACGAATCCCCTCAGACCAGACCTGGCGGAGCTTCCAGCAATAACAGCATTGTCACTCATAGGTCAGAGGGAGGAAGTGTGGTAGCACTTGCTGGCGCAGACCCAGGAACTGGAAATGGGAAAGGTACAGGGGGTATGCCTCTTCCTGTTTCTAGTGTCTCTCCCTCGGGAAGTCCCTCCATCCTAGCTACGCACCTACAGAGTGATACAGTACAGAGGGGTGGCCAAGGAAACACAGATGGTCTTTCCAAAGAGCAACTGGAACACAGGGAGCGCTCTCTGCAGACGTTGAGAGACATAGAGAGGCTGCTTTTGCGCAGTGGATCAGGTGGAGGCTCTGGAGACCCTGCAAGCTCTAACAACAATGCTCTTAATAACTCATCCAatccaaataataataatactgataGGGGTGGCATTCTCGAGGAAGGTAACAGCGGTACTAATAACTCTGGAAATTGTGGTAGTGGTAATATGTTATCATCAGCCTTGGTTCCAATGGGCGATATGAAGAAATATGAAGAACCCCTGCAGTCAATAATTTCTCATACACAATCCATTGGTGGACCTGCCCTTGACAGCCCTCAAATGGACTCTCATCATAACTTGCCACAACCTCCACATCACCATCTGTCTTCACCTGGGGATGACATGGGTCCTTTACTTGGACAAGAAGGACTGACCCAAGAGCAAATGGCCTGGAGGAAACTTCAAGAAGAATTCTACCAGGAGAAGAGGCGACAACAGGAAATGCACCCTTCTGCACATCCCCAAAACTTTAGAATCATGAGTGACATGGGCATGCCTATGATGATGAGAGGACCCCCTCCTCCATACCACAGCAAGCCTGGAGATCAACAATGGGGTCCTGCCAATATGATGGGAGGTGGAATGGGTGGAAATGGACGAATGATAGAAATGCAAGAGGGACCCCGTGGCCCAAGGTTTCTTGGACCGAGAGGGCCGCCTGGAGGGGGCTTCCCTGGTAGTCCAGGAGGAGTTTTATCAATGGAAGGTCTAGGACCCCACAGGCCCTCACGCCCAGGCATGATTTGGCTAGATGATATGCCCAATAATATAAGTGGTGGAAGTCCCTTCCATGGATGCTACCCTGGCGGGCCGCCACAACACTTGCAAGGTGACTCGGAGCATCTGCTAACACGCGAGGAGCTGTTTCGCATCATGGACAAACGGCACATGCAGGGTGCTTCCAGGTTTGAACTTGATAGATTGGCTAAACCGCAACAGCATGGCAACATGGGCTCAAGAATTATGGATAATCTTGGGGGCCCAGATCTTCCCAATTTAGGAATGGGCCGTGGTCAACCCTCCGGTCGAGGTGATCCCATGGACTTTCCTGGTTCACGTGATATTATGGGCTCTCCTGGAGGGGGTCCTCCGATGAGAGAGTTAGTAGACTCTCCTCTGGGGAGCCACATGGCAATGAACATGAACCCACAAATTCATgttcagcagcaacagcagatgATGTCTCAGAAGCTCAGAGGAGGCCATGGAGGAGGGCCTctagtggagatgtttggcacTGGAGAGATTTCACGAATTAGGGCTTCTCAAAATGGAAGAGGAGGAAATAAAGGAATCATCCCTGGACCTGAAGGCCCTTATCAGTTTCCAAACCAAGGTCCTTTTTCTGGAGGTCAGATGGAAGGACCGTATCTTCAACAAAGTGGCCCAGAGATGTTTGGGCCTGATCATCAAGGACCTAATCAAATGGGAAGTACATCACGTCTTAGTCATATGCCGATGGGCGGAGGCCTTAGGGGTGCAGACCTTGGTTCTAGGCAAACCTCTGACCTGTCAGTAAATGTTAACCCTCTGACATCTCCTTCAGTGCCTCCTCCTCATCAACTAAAGTCTccatccctcaatcaagagccATCTCCTCTTATACCTTCCCCCTCTGCTCCAGGGCTGAAGTCACCATCACAGGTTTCTTCTGTTGGGCATCATCCCCCTCTTCCACCTGCATCTGGTGCTGGGACTCCTTCGTCTTCTTCCATGAAGTCTCCCCAAGTAATGGGATCTTCCAGCCTTGGGATGCACTCTCCGTCTGCCTCTCCTGCACGACTGAAGTCCCCCGCCTTGGCTTCAAGCTCTCCAGGGTGGACGTCTCCTAAACCACCACTTCCGAGTCCGGGTGGTCCAGCCAGTGGAAAGATGGTGGGCAATGGAGGATGTGGGTCCACTGAAACAG GCCAATCACTTCCCCCTAGGAGTTCAAGCTCTACCCCTATTTCCCAGCCAGGCTCAATGAATCCTAGTATGCCATTTACGTCCTCTCCCGATGTCCCAACATCTCAGAATCCATTATCTCTTATCATGTCTCAAATGTCCAAGTACGCAATTCCCAGTTCAACTCCTCTCTACCATGATGCAATCAAAACAATTGCTACTTCTGATGATGAGATGCTACCAGATCGTCCTCTTCTATCTGGTGTCAGCATCGGAG GAAATATGGGTAATCCCCAGACGTCACAGATTGGTCCTCACAGTGACCCCCATAGCCCGATGGGTATTGTAAACCAAGGTCAGCAGCACCTGTCCCATGATTCCTCAGCACCTGTCCTTTcttccccaaaccaaatggGCATGCCTGCCATGAATTCTGCCATGATGGGAGGAGGAGCACCTGAGGGAATGGGGCCCTGCAATGTGTCGCCTATACCCCAGACAACAGGGTTTCCCCGCATGCAGCCACCACCACATGGGCCCATGCACTCACCTATTGGAGGCATGTCACAGAATTTCGCTCAGTCTAATGAAGATATTCTACCACATCAGCAGTTACATCTTCTTAGCAAAGGTCATCCTCACCAACGCCCCCCTCACCCACCAGACTCTTTTCCCTCACTTCCCATAGGTGAAGGACCTGATCTAAGTGAAGTCATACGCCCCACTCACACAGGGATTCCTGAGTTTGATCTCTCCCGCATCATTCCTTCCGATAAGCCGAGTAGCACTCTTCAGTATTTCCCTAAGAGTGAGCCACATCAGAATCCACATCAAGGGATGCCATCCCAGCAGCCACAGCAGCTCCTTAAACAGCTGTCTTCTTCTGGGCCTCCGCATAGCAGTGGCCCTTCGTCTAACCCCCACTTGGCAAGCCTACAGAATATGATGGCTGAACAGCAGCTACCACCTCACCCCTCACATGGTGGAATACGCCAGAGCATGGGCATTCCTCAGGGGGTCTCCAGGGGTATGGTTTCTACTGGGGGCATGGGCCCCATGTGTCCCCCTGGTCATATGATGGGAAGGACAGCGCTGATGCCCCAACAGCAACTCCAGCAACAACAAGCCATGATGGCCAACAGCCTTCTCCACCATCCCTCCAATGCATATGGACCTGGCATGATGCCTTCTCAGCAGCACCAACAAAATCTGATGGCACAGCAGAATATTATGATGATGCAGGCTAAGCAGCGAAGCATGTCAATTGCAGGGGAACCCTTTGGACCCCAGGGCCCGCTAATGTCCCCTCAGGGTCCCATGATGGCCCCACCTCATCCACAGTCTGGTATGATGGGCCCACAGTCTCTCAGACAGCGGGGAATGTCTCTGGACAGTTCCATTGGCTATGGTCCCGGAGGTATGACCAATATGCCATTCTGA